The following coding sequences are from one Triticum aestivum cultivar Chinese Spring chromosome 5A, IWGSC CS RefSeq v2.1, whole genome shotgun sequence window:
- the LOC123106903 gene encoding uncharacterized protein — MVLRRAAVESPKKVAALVDLVNLPTALREFAGGRSQMSHLSFFLGVWSHIKNNNLQDPTNRNIVNCDEKLKTVLLGRSKVELSELPMLVKLHFPKVFKS, encoded by the exons atggtgctgcggcgggcggcggtggagtCCCCTAAGAAGGTGGCGGCTCTGGTCGACCTGGTTAACCTGCCGACGGCGCTGCGGGAGTTCGCCGGGGGCCGGTCCCAGATGTCCCACCTCTCCTTCTTCCTCGGCGTCTGGTCACACATCAAGAACAACAACCTCCAG GACCCGACCAACAGGAACATAGTAAACTGCGATGAGAAGCTGAAAACTGTGCTGTTGGGCAGGTCTAAGGTGGAGCTCTCGGAACTCCCAATGCTTGTCAAGCTACATTTCCCAAAAGTTTTCAAGTCGTAA
- the LOC123103327 gene encoding tropinone reductase-like 3 isoform X1: MDVKCRRLEGKVAVVTASTQGIGLAIAERLGLEGAAVVISSRKQKNVDEAVEGLRAKGITVVGAVCHVSNAEQRKHLIDTAVKNFGHIDIVVSNAAANPSVDSILEMKESVLDKLWDINVKASILLLQDAAPHLRKGSSVILISSIAGYNPDAALTMYGVTKTALFGLTKALATEMGPNTRVNCIAPGFVPTRFAGFLTTNETIRNELIERSILKRLGSVEDMASAAAFLASDDSSFITAETIVVAGGTQSRL; the protein is encoded by the exons ATGGATGTCAAGTGCCGGCGTCTGGAGGGGAAGGTGGCCGTCGTGACGGCTTCCACGCAGGGCATCGGCCTCGCCATCGCCGAGCGCCTCGGCCTGGAGGGCGCCGCGGTCGTCATCTCCTCCCGCAAGCAG AAAAACGTGGACGAGGCGGTGGAGGGCCTCAGAGCAAAGGGGATCACCGTGGTCGGGGCCGTCTGCCACGTCTCCAACGCCGAGCAGCGCAAGCACCTCATCGACACGGCCGTCAAG AATTTCGGACATATTGATATTGTTGTCTCCAATGCCGCTGCAAATCCTTCTGTGGATAGCATACTAGAGATGAAAGAGTCAGTTCTTGACAAGCTATGGGATATTAATGTCAAAGCTTCTATTCTTCTACTTCAG GACGCCGCACCACATTTGAGGAAGGGATCATCTGTGATACTAATTTCTTCAATTGCTGGCTATAATCCTGATGCAGCTTTAACGATGTATGGTGTTACAAAGACTGCCCTTTTTGGTCTCACGAAG GCTCTTGCTACTGAGATGGGCCCAAATACCCGTGTTAACTGTATAGCTCCTGGGTTTGTTCCTACACGCTTTGCTGGTTTCCTCACAACTAATGAGACCATC AGAAATGAACTTATCGAGAGGAGCATACTTAAGAGATTGGGTAGCGTGGAAGACATGGCTTCAGCTGCCGCTTTCCTGGCATCCGACGATTCATCCTTCATTACAGCTGAAACAATTGTTGTTGCTGGAGGAACACAATCAAGACTATAG
- the LOC123103327 gene encoding tropinone reductase-like 3 isoform X2, with translation MDVKCRRLEGKVAVVTASTQGIGLAIAERLGLEGAAVVISSRKQKNVDEAVEGLRAKGITVVGAVCHVSNAEQRKHLIDTAVKNFGHIDIVVSNAAANPSVDSILEMKESVLDKLWDINVKASILLLQDAAPHLRKGSSVILISSIAGYNPDAALTMYGVTKTALFGLTKRNELIERSILKRLGSVEDMASAAAFLASDDSSFITAETIVVAGGTQSRL, from the exons ATGGATGTCAAGTGCCGGCGTCTGGAGGGGAAGGTGGCCGTCGTGACGGCTTCCACGCAGGGCATCGGCCTCGCCATCGCCGAGCGCCTCGGCCTGGAGGGCGCCGCGGTCGTCATCTCCTCCCGCAAGCAG AAAAACGTGGACGAGGCGGTGGAGGGCCTCAGAGCAAAGGGGATCACCGTGGTCGGGGCCGTCTGCCACGTCTCCAACGCCGAGCAGCGCAAGCACCTCATCGACACGGCCGTCAAG AATTTCGGACATATTGATATTGTTGTCTCCAATGCCGCTGCAAATCCTTCTGTGGATAGCATACTAGAGATGAAAGAGTCAGTTCTTGACAAGCTATGGGATATTAATGTCAAAGCTTCTATTCTTCTACTTCAG GACGCCGCACCACATTTGAGGAAGGGATCATCTGTGATACTAATTTCTTCAATTGCTGGCTATAATCCTGATGCAGCTTTAACGATGTATGGTGTTACAAAGACTGCCCTTTTTGGTCTCACGAAG AGAAATGAACTTATCGAGAGGAGCATACTTAAGAGATTGGGTAGCGTGGAAGACATGGCTTCAGCTGCCGCTTTCCTGGCATCCGACGATTCATCCTTCATTACAGCTGAAACAATTGTTGTTGCTGGAGGAACACAATCAAGACTATAG